In Vicia villosa cultivar HV-30 ecotype Madison, WI linkage group LG7, Vvil1.0, whole genome shotgun sequence, the DNA window AGCATCCAGACCATATGTGCCTTTTCTTTCTACGGATTTCAGTCGTTGCTCTCGAGCACGATAAATTTGGACAACTTCAGTATCCTGATGGGCTCTGATGTTGTTGGATGGATCCACCTCTTGAGGGTTTTGCATAATGTGAAATTTGAGGCACTTTAGTAGAATGAGGGGGTGGGCTACTTCCAGCTTGAACTGTGGAGTGTCCTTGCACCGTAGGGATCTAATTAAATACAACGATGTGCACTAGCTGAGGTTGGATATGATCATCAATTTGTGGAGGAAAATTATTCACTGGGTTAGTCACCACAATAAAATCTGATATGGGTAGACATTCTCCGTAACAACATGCTTAAAACTATTCTTCGACATAACTAGTAGAGcttccaacatttggtccatcTTGCCTTTCAAAATGTCCATGTCATCTTTTAGCATAAATTTATTTTGTTCCAACCACTCCATTGTCCTTCAGTAGTTACCACGAGTTTGCTATTGGTGTCGGAGAATCAACTAGCTGGTTATGGACAAAGGCTAGAATgagtatttttttttggaaacttgttgatgaatgcaaatgcataaaaaaaattttaatgcaAAATTATTCTTATGAAAATTCAATCCCATGTCATGTATGATGCAAAAAGGAATGTACAACATAATTTCAAACAGTCCGCGCACGGATTCCTTATGACGAGAAGGTTCTGGATGCTTCGCACATAGTGATTTTCACAACGAGGTGGTTCTAGGGTTTTAATAAGGATCCTAGAGTCATGGATcctgtttaaaaatatttttgccaTAATGAATACTCGTAAAACGACAATACCCTTTAGAGGATCTATTCTAGGCGAGACTTTCACGCCAACCTAGCAAGACATACGTTTGGAAGGTCAACACTACGCAATCATCGGCTCAAAAGTTTTAGACACAGTTCCCAAATTTATGCaccttttttgaaaatattattgccATAACAAATACTCGTTAGACAACAACACCCTAAAGAGGATCCATTATGAGTAAGGTTTTTGCGCCAACCAAGCAAGGCATGCGTCAAGAAAGCCAACACCACACAACCATCATCCTAATAGCCATTGGTTTAAGGTTATACAAAAGGTGCCTAAAGTCATGGATCCAATTTGAAAATGTTATCGCCATAGCAAATACTCGCTGGAGAATAAGACTTCCAAAAGAATCTAGTCTAAGCAAGGTTTTCGCGACAACCAAGCACGACATACGACAGGAAGGCCAACACTATGCAACCACCATTTTAACTTAGGTGTTTCCTCAAACCCAGGTATAGAGCATTTTCTCATAATGTGCCAATATCCATAAATTTTCAACCATACCATACAAGATTTTACAACAGATGAATATACAGTAATAAAAGCACATAAATataaagaggagaagaagaaatcaaatataaaaagtaaacactcaacacaaaaacaaaaaaactaggGTGGACTCACTTACGATAATCGTCAGCAGAGTTTCCAGTTGTCGCGATGCAAAAAATATCTGAATGCAGGAACGCTCGAAATACAACACACAGTTGCCACCAaagtttatttattccaaaaggaaagggaaaatatcgataaacaaaaaaaaataatggtcgtcgtaaccaaattagggtttgggATTCAGATATACAAAGGGATGGTACCCCTCACATCCATTGTATTAAATGGGACCCATTTAGCTAGTTTCGCGAAGTATGATTGTTAGCATTCATTATTTGCGATATTATAGTTACTATGCGTTATGTAAATGAAAGACTAAAAAGTAAGGTTTTTTATTAGGGAATCTAACGAGGCGTTGGATCTTTCTCCTACGTATCCTCTAGCGCGATGAGGTACTCAATACTATGTAGTTCTAAGTAAGAATGacctgtttttggatttttaaaatagTGTCTGACGAGACGTTGAATCTTGCTTATACGTATCCCCAAGTGCAATGGGGAACTCAAAACTACTATGTTATGAGTAGAAAGCTATGTATGTGTTAGTTGATGTTAATGAATGATGCTTAGTCTCATTCTAATTGTTAAATGTTGCTTGTTTGCTCGCGTATGAGAGGCTGGAACATTTGTTTGTATTGTAGTAGAATGGATACACTAGTATCACATTCTAGCATTTAACCATTGCTTGTATACTTGCGCATGGGAGGCTTAAGCGTTTGTTTGTATTGCGATAAAATGGATAAACATGTTCTTTGTGAAAAGGTTTTGGAGTTGCGCTAGGGCAAAAAATGAATAGTTTGATGGTTGAGATTGATTTTAAGTGGGAGACTAGTATTTGAAAGGAAGACTATACATCAGGTATTCGAATACTTGGGAAAAGAGGGGCATATGCCTAACTAGTCCTTTATCATCCCTTTATTGTGAAAGGTGTTTGATAAGAATCGAATTAAAGTCCATGAATGAAAATGAGTACTTGAACGACGAGCTATACAACAAGTGTCCAAGTACTCGAAACAAAGGGACATACGTCTAATTATTCCTTCTCCATCACTTAGGGAATGTGGCATTCGACTGCGTATGTTATATTTTTTGAGTGGGGACGAGTATCCAAGCAACAAGATATATAACAGGCACCCAAATACTCGGGGAAAAGAGGGGCATACACCTAACTCTTTCTTTCTCATCTGACTATATTAAGAAAAAGAGTTGGACATGATTTTAGGTTACGCGGGAAAAGAAACTCTGTGTTGGCCCAGTGTTTCGGTTTGCGGTCgttgaaattgatttaaaagtttaaaaaacgACTTGATGTTGATCAAGTGTTGGTTCACTTTTGATTTGAAAAGTTTTTTAATCGATGATTGATTTTATTTGCAAAAGGTTTTCATTTgattttggaaatgaacttgatgttgatcaagggttttaaattAGAAAAAGGTTGATTTTTAGTTGCTTTAAGAAAAGTCGATTTCAATCATGGAAATAAGCTTGATGAAATGGTGCAAGAATATCGAAAAAGTAAAACAATGTATGAAATGTAACGAAAGTGATACACAAACACGTAATAACCGCTAGGGAGAAAATCAACACGCATACCAAATAATCAAAACTAGCATGCACATGACGCATTCATCGTAATAGaattaagaatgaaaacaaatttttaaaatcGAATTTAGAAAGAAAACAAAGCGTAACACACATGTCAAGTAAACATATGAAATATCATGAATTGCCATGTAAGGacgtgtattgaactcatgtatCGCAATCGAGTTTACGAAATGCGAGGGTGTGAATTCAAAGTCGTCTACATAAAATTTAAATCGGATTTACACGCAATGAAATCGAAATGGCGCAGCGACGCAAATCAAACAACTAATTGCTAGTGCAAAACGCGATCATTGCAACCGAATCGAAATGAGACGTAAACTCAACGAAAAGGAAATGATAACGAATAACGTCTTGTGCTAAAAAGAAAAGTGGCGAGAGCAAACACGATTTGACGCTATGCCGAACTACCAATAACCTTTACAATTCTAAGTTCAACGTGGCGACAACAGAACCGATATGTCGCAcgtaaacaaaaaaatagaaagaaactgCTAACGCGAACCACGCTCATTGCAATCGAATCAAAAAGtacacaaaacacacaatacaATACAAATCCAGCATCACGATACAATACCAGTAGCACTTATAACACtcctgttggtgattttagtatcatcaatgtattttggtaataatgtgatttgctgtaggccgatgcaattatgcgttaagcttgaaacgagttagggtagtgcggagtgcacgctcgtagagccaaacgtgcaattgaatacgaataatagaaacggggttccaaggggcggagcccctggcggggtgcggggcagcgcctcgtcggggtccaaggggcggagccccgtcgtttgaatagttgcaccctttctcaaccgacataaccgttttaccgaacaggtgcctcgtttcccaaccaacataactgtctttaccgaacaggtgtgtcatttcggtttctattgttgatctcctatataaggagtcatttggcctcggtcTCGACTACGGAAAACAgacttcctctacattctgatctgttctccattgtcagaaacaaattgttcttcgagaattatccccgcaaagatttcgtgaacccagacaagaatagggtcgaaatactttgttcggaaagtgaacgaacacgattcttaaAGATATCCAAGATTATCATACCTAtatctaacaaacgaacaaagtatcattttctgataatcatggctggaggaggaagcaccgtgaaggagatgactaaaagtttcggaaaattggacaagtttcaaggacaaGACTTCAGGCGTTGGCAGAAGAAGATGCATTTCATGTTGACAACGTTGAAGGTGGTGCACGTCCTGTCTACACTAATTCCAGAACTTGAGGAGGATAACACGGTTGAAAATCTGAGACGCTGATCTAAGTGGGAGAACGACGACTACATATGCAGAGGGCACATTCTTAACAGTATGTCTGATCCCTTATTTGATATTTACCAAAACGTGGAATCTGCAAAGGAATTGTGGGATTGTCTCGAAGCCAAGTACATGGAAGAGGATTCATCCAGTATAAAGTTTCTGGTGACCGACTTCAACAATTACAAAATGGTTGAATCGAGGTCTGTCATGGAACAATTCAATGAACTCCTCCGAATCCTTGGACAGTTCACACTGCATGGATTGAAGATGGATGAAACAATATCTGTATCAAGCATCATAGACAAGTTGCCTCCTTCATGGAAGGATTTCAAACACAATCTGAAACATGGAAAAGACGAACTGTCTTTGATCCAACTTGGAAGTCACTTGCGCATAGAAGAATCTCTACGAGCGCTTGAGGATAACAAAGGAAAAGGCAATGAAATTGTTGGACCCTCGGTTAatatgatcgaagagggtggtaagaacgataacaacaaaaacaaatgaaagaaacgtgctttcaaaaacaaaaagggCAATTTCGGTGTTAACAAGAAACCGAAACTAGAATGCTGGAAGTGTGGCAGAACAGGCcacttcaagaaggattgtcGTTTCGGGAAAAAGCACGACAACGCGAACGCAAGTGGTTCAGGAAAAGGGTCTAAGGACCAATCCGAAAACCAAGGTCAGAAAtcaatttgtgatttgaatagtttgattaaacattCGGTTTCACTAACTTTTGAGGCATTTTATGTGGAGGATGATGCTATCGTGTGGTGGATTGATTCTGGCGCCACAACACATGTTTGCAAGGATCGTTTCTAGTTCAAGACATTTGTTCCAGTGGAAGATGGTTCTGTTCTATACATGGGAGATGATCACTTCGCTCCCGTTGAAGGCAAAGGAAACGTGGTGCTAGAATTCAGTTCTGGAAAGACTATTACTTTGTTTAATGCATTGTATGTTCCTAAGTTACGTAAGAATTTAATTTCTGGTCCTGTATTGAATAAGCTTGGATACAAGCAAGTGTGTGAATCCGATAAATATGTTTTATCGAAGTCTGgtgtgtttgtaggatttggttattataataatggaatgtttatgatgaatttgaatggagtTCCTAAAGATTCTGGTTCTATATTTATGTCTTCTTCGAATATTATCAATTTTTCGTTATGGCATGCTTGTCTAGGACACGTACATTATAACAGAATGCATGAAATGTCTAAAAACGATTTAATCCCTGGTTTTGATGAAAATAACGAAAAGTGTAAAACTTGCATGTTAACAAAGATCACTATACAACCTTTTAAAAGTATAACAAGGAAATATATCATTCTTGAGTTAGTACATAGTGATTTATGTGATTTGCATGCTACTCCATCATtagggaataaaaaatattttgtcactttcattgatgatgcatctagattctgctatgtttatttgttgcacgctaaggacgaagccttagataaattcaaaatttataaaattgaagttgaAGTGCAACGGAATGTGCTGATTAAAACATTACGTACTGATAGAGGTGGTGAATATTATGATCTTGTATTTTTCCAATCCGTAGGAATCATTCATGAAACTACGACACCTtgtacacctcaacaaaatggtgtggctgaaaggaaaaatagagttCTTAAAGAAATGGTAAATGCCATGTTATCTTACTCTGGTATGAGTGAAGGGTTTTGGGGAGAAGCTATGTTAACGGCTTGCTATTTGTTAAATAGGGTTCTTAATAAAAGGAACAAGACTACCCCATATGAACTTTGGTATAAGAAAAGACCCAACTTAACATTTCTACGTGTTTGGGGTTGTAGGGCCGTGGTTAGACTCCCAGACCCAAAAAGGAAAACTTTGGGCAAAAAGGGTGTTGCATCTTTGTTGGATATGCTGAACACTCCAAGGCTTATAGGTTTTATGTTATAGAACCTAATGACTCGATTTCTATTAACACGATTATAGAATCAAGAGATGCCATATTTGATGAGAATtgtttctcttctatacctagacCAAAGATATCTATACCTAATTCAGAGGAATCTCTAAGGGATGATCATTCAAACGATGTACCAAGTGAGACACTTGAACCCCGTAGAAGCAAAAGAGCTAGGAAATCTAGATCTTATGGATCTGATTTCAACTATATTTAGTTGAGGGATCAAAGGATCAGATTGAGACTCAATACTATTATTGCTATAGTATAGAGGATGATCCAAGAACGTATGATGAAGCTGTGAAATCTCGAGATTCTGTCTTTTGGAAAGAAGCAATTGATGAAGAGATTGGTTCTATCATGGAAAATAATACTTGGGTATTATCTGATTTACCACCAGGCTGCAAACCATTGGGTTGCAAATGGATCTtcaaaaagaagatgaaagtcgatggtacaattgacaagtttaaagctagattagttatccaaggcttcagacaaaaagaagggattgattatttcgatacctatactccagttgcccgtatcactactattagattgttgattgccttggcggctattcataatctagtgattcatcaaatggatgtcaaaacagcatttctgaatggtgatttggaagaagaagtgtatatgaagcaacctgaaggatttgtaatgcctggtaatgagcacaaagtgtgtaagctagttaagtcgttgtatgggctgaaacaagctccgaagcagtggcatcaaaagtttgatgaggttgttttgtctaatggtttcattctaaaccaagctgacaaatgtgtatatagcaaatttgatacatccggtaaaggagttttcatttgtctatatgttgatgacatgttgatctttggcaccgaccaaaatcaagttgataagacaaagaatttcttgtcatcaaagttctccatgaaggatatgggagaagcagacgttattcttggtattaagattaaacgggagaataaggggattgtaattacgcaatctcattacattgagaaaatactcaagaagttcaattatgaaaattgttctcctgtaagtactcccatggatccaggagaaaagcttatgccaaatacaggtaaacctgtggatcaactagaatactcaagagctataggctctttgatgtatgctatgattagcactagaccgaatattgcttatgcggttggaaagttgagcagatttactagtaatcctagtagacatcattggcatgcgataactagggtattcaagtacttgaagggtactatgaattatggattgtcatatatgggatttccttcggtgttagagggttattcggatgctagttggataaataatattgaagattcatcctctacaagtggatgggtgttcttgcttgggggaggtgccacctcatgggcttccaagaagcaaacatgtataactagttccacaatggaatctgagtttgtagcattagctgctgctggtaaagaagctgaatggctaaggaacttggtatatgagattccgatatggcctaaaccgatatcaccaatttctatccgttgtgatagtagtgccacactggctaaagcatatagccaaatatacaatggaaagtctagacatttgggtattagacatagtatgattagggaattaatcatgaatggggtgatatctattgagtttgttcggtcgcaacaaaacttagctgaccacttgacgaaggggttagcaagagacttagtgaagaagtcggtaattgggatgggattaaagtccatttaaatctattagttatggtatacccaattcccttctaatacaacgttagaagcagaattcaatgtggaaagatcatagttaaagattggagcaattttgtttatcttcccaaggtatgtgctcagacctgcaagtgatggctaggttgaagtatatcttcttaatggttcttttgaaaaattgctaatgcaggtgcaagattaaaaggatcacctatgtgagcatgaagttttgccgcttcaagaagcttggacttggcttcctatatgcttattaatggataaggacacatggcttgtaaggtatcaagtatgaatagtagagtattgtaagaaacatatgtgtactatatctttagatattcaaatggattgacgggttcaatcattgtgacaccccgattttcgaatatttggaatgtgtatttgtactaagatgaaaattcaattgCAAGACATTTTCTTcgatgcatttgtttgatcgttatacctgtaagtaaatcaaggattatactaaaatggggggagtttgttggtgattttagtatcatcaatgtattttggtaataatgtgatttactgtaggccgatgcaattatgcgttaagcttgaaacgagttagggtagtgcggagtgcacgctcgtagagccaaacgtgcaattgaatacgaataatagaaacggggttccaaggggcggagcccctggcggggtgcggggcagcgccccgtcggggtccaaggggcggagccccgtcgtttgaatagttgcaccctttcccaaccgacataaccgttttaccgaacaggtgcgtcgtttcccaaccaacataactgtttttaccgaacaggtgtgtcatttcggtttctattgttgatctcctatatagggagtcatttggcctcggcCTCGAATACGAAAAACAGACTTCCTCTACATTCtaatctgttctccattgtcagaaacagattgttcttcgagaattatccccgcaaagatttcgtgaacccagacaagaatagggtcgaaatactttgttcggaaagtgaacgaacacgattcttgaagatatccaggattatcatacctatATCTAACAACTCCACCATTAATATAAAATCGAAAAACAGTTCCATGCAACCGACATAAGTTATGCGTTCCATACGTATTCAAGAGCAAAACTGAGTTGGAACTCCTGAAATCAAAACGCAATGAGATACACATCATTATTACAAAACGATTACAACATCAAAAAATACACATCACTACCCCAAACATACTACACACACGCACTCGATATCGAATTTAAACAGCAACAACAATGGATCACGATGAGTGTTTATGGGGTTGGCCGGAAACAGATACAGAGGAGGAATGAAGGAGGATGTTGGCCGGAGTTTGGAGTGTAAGGAGGTGTTGAGTGTTGGCCGATTGTGATGGTGGGAGAAAGGTGTTCCATCGAGAGAGGAAGAGTGAAATTCCTGCATATAGAAGACATTGGAAGAAGGTTGTATCTTAATGCTACTAGACCTGACATCACATTTTGTATTCAACACCTAAGTCAATTTTTGTCTGCTCCAACCACAAATCACTTTGTTGGTACTCTTATTCATGTGTTTCCTAATACATTATTTAAGAGtaaaattatattgaaaaaaagATTGCTTTAAATACAAGTTATGTCATATATGCTCTATAGACAAAGTCTCATACAATATTACATCATTTTCAAATCCACTACTTGCATTACCCTTCTACTAAAATATTCAAGTCATAATTTTATATCATCTCCAAATATATCAAAATGCCAAGTACTTCCAAATACATTACTTTATTCAAATACATCACACCTTGGAACTGCATAAAGAGGAAGGCCTTTGTCAATGTGAAGTGTGAACATGGTTCTATATGTCACATCATTTCTTTCATTTGCCAATTTAAACCGAAAGAATCTAACAAGTGCCATTGCTACTATTTTCATCTGTCTATAAGCAAAATCCTTTCCTAAGCATATACGAGGACCAGCCTGCAAAATTgagaaatatttaaaatgaattgtAAGAACTAATCTTAACCTTGAAAGAATGGTGACACTAACATGGAAAGAAATGAATTTGAATGAAGATTCAGGTTGAAAAATTCCATCCTTAAGCCATCTTTCAGGTAGGAATTCTTCAGCATCATCCCCCCAAATGTAAGGCATTCTTCCCATAGCATAGGACAAGTAATACACTGTTTCACCCTTATTCACCATGTATCCATCAGGAAGTAAGTCATTTTCTTCTGCAGTTCTACCTGTCTTGTATCACACCAAAAAAAATTAATCggactaaaaaatatttgatggattttatcaAGGTTTTAAAAATCGGCCGCGGTCGCGTAAAGGTTTTCGCGATTTCGGTCAGTACAGGTGTATTACGGTCGTCGCGGTGTGAATTAATGACAATTTGTTCTTCAATATAGAAAACGGTGATAACGGTATCGGCAACTGCCAAAACTGTTTTGTCGCGGCCGTATTCGTGGTCGCGGACCGTTTTATAAAACCCTGGATTTTTTCAAGAAGATTTTTAGAACTCACCATTGGAACAGCAGGATATAGCCTCAATGTTTCTGTTAAGGCTGCATGAAGATAATGCATTTTGTCAAGATTATCATCTGTAATATTGTTCACAAACTCGTCTAAATCGAGTTTATTTTCTTGAGTAGAAGTAACATTTATAACTTCTTGTGCCACTTTTTCTTGTATAAGAGGGTTCTTGCATAACATGTAGAAGAACCATGACAATGTGTTGGCACTTGTATCTTTTCCAGCAATCATAAAGTTTAGAATTATATCCCTCAAATATTGATCTGTCATATTTGAAGGATCCTTTTCACTTTCCAACAAAAACCTTGAAAGTATGTCTTCTTTATCACTCTGGTGAAAATCAACATGgaacaaaaccaaaccaaacacaCGATTAATACATTATCTAAATGGAATACAATCAATTCAGATTGTATACATAGACGAAGATTGTTGAACTTACGAAATCATTTTGCGCCGATAATAGTTTCCGTTTGGTCTTAATTAGGCTATGCACAAAATcatcaattattttgatattCTTCTTAAGGGAAGCTTCTGATCCAAAGTTAAGAACCCTTTTCAACTTCCATAAAGGGTCTAAATAGCGTCGGAATACAAATGCATTTGAATCGTTAAAGGCTTTCATGAAGACATTTTCCTCTTTGTTTGATCTCTCCAAAGATTGTAATTCTACTCCAAACCCAACTTTGAATATGGAGTCCAAAGTACATTTCATTACTATATCCTATAAAAAGAAATTAACATTCATATCTTGCTCAATATTCTACCATAGATTAATATAATGCTGACACAACACAAGTAGTAGATATTTGGTTTGTTTTAGAGAAACAGATGTCACAGATTCAAACTCGCGCTGTAACATATCAAATATTTTCGCAGTTATCATTTGATCAGTTCTATTTAAGAGACTTCTATATAACCATTTCAATTGATCAAATTTTAATTACAAAACCCTAAGACAAACTTACCTACAACACCACTTACTTG includes these proteins:
- the LOC131618404 gene encoding cytochrome P450 704C1-like isoform X1; the protein is MNMLFLIMFYFLSILFLFLFLLISILILTTFIGQSIGNPKFPPVKGTVFHQLINFKTLFHYLTQIALTNPTFRLLAPKKSKIYTCETRNIEHILKTNFHNYSKGKFNHDTIFDLFGDGIFAVDDDKWRHQRKLASVEFSTRVLRDCSCNVFKRNAAKLVRVVLGFSNAGMVFDIQDIVMKCTLDSIFKVGFGVELQSLERSNKEENVFMKAFNDSNAFVFRRYLDPLWKLKRVLNFGSEASLKKNIKIIDDFVHSLIKTKRKLLSAQNDFSDKEDILSRFLLESEKDPSNMTDQYLRDIILNFMIAGKDTSANTLSWFFYMLCKNPLIQEKVAQEVINVTSTQENKLDLDEFVNNITDDNLDKMHYLHAALTETLRLYPAVPMTGRTAEENDLLPDGYMVNKGETVYYLSYAMGRMPYIWGDDAEEFLPERWLKDGIFQPESSFKFISFHAGPRICLGKDFAYRQMKIVAMALVRFFRFKLANERNDVTYRTMFTLHIDKGLPLYAVPRCDVFE
- the LOC131618404 gene encoding cytochrome P450 704C1-like isoform X2; translated protein: MKCTLDSIFKVGFGVELQSLERSNKEENVFMKAFNDSNAFVFRRYLDPLWKLKRVLNFGSEASLKKNIKIIDDFVHSLIKTKRKLLSAQNDFSDKEDILSRFLLESEKDPSNMTDQYLRDIILNFMIAGKDTSANTLSWFFYMLCKNPLIQEKVAQEVINVTSTQENKLDLDEFVNNITDDNLDKMHYLHAALTETLRLYPAVPMTGRTAEENDLLPDGYMVNKGETVYYLSYAMGRMPYIWGDDAEEFLPERWLKDGIFQPESSFKFISFHAGPRICLGKDFAYRQMKIVAMALVRFFRFKLANERNDVTYRTMFTLHIDKGLPLYAVPRCDVFE